The genomic stretch TGGAACCGGTAGAGAAGGGCTTCTATCGGCTTATGGGGATAAAAGGGAATGAGGAAATGAGCGGGGGGAAATACGCTCTTTCAGTACTTATGTTCAGCCTGGCAGGTTTTGCTTTGCTGTTCTTGCTCTTATTATTACAGGGGTATCTGCCCTTTAACCCGGAAGGAATGAAAGGAATGAGCCCTGACCTGGCGTTTAACACCGCTGCAAGTTTTGTAACCAATACAAATTGGCAGGCTTATTCCGGTGAAGCAGCTCTTTCCTACCTGTCACAGTTTCTGGGACTGACAGTACAGAATTTCCTGTCAGCAGCTGTGGGGATTGCAGTATTATTTTCCCTGATCAGAGGTTTTGTCCGTAAGGAGATGAAAACCATCGGTAATTTCTGGGCAGATATGACCAGAGCTGTACTGTATGTATTGCTTCCCCTTTCCTTTCTGCTGGCTATCCTTTTAGTATCCCAGGGAGTGGTGCAGAGTTTTTCCTCCTATAAAGAAGTTACAACTCTTCAGGAGGGTACAGCTCAGGTACTGCCTTTGGGGCCGGCAGCCAGTCAGATTGCCATTAAGCAGCTTGGAACCAATGGCGGTGGTTTCTTTGGGATGAACTCTGCTTATCCTTTTGAGAATCCAACAGCCTTTTCCAATCTGTTGCAGCTGTTATCTATTTTATTGATTCCCGCGGCCCTTTGTGTAAGCTTTGGAAAAGGCGTTAAGGACAGAAAGCAGGGAAGGGTAATCTATATGGTTATGGCTGTATTGTTTACAGCGGCTCTGCTTATTACAACGGTAAGTGAAGAATATACGGGACCTGCTTATGCAGGTGTTACGGCAAGTGGAAATATGGAAGGAAAAGAAGCCGTTCACGATGTGGGGATGTCCTCGTTGTGGGCAACGGCTACTACCGCTGCCTCCAATGGCTCTGTAAATGCGATGCATGACAGCCTTACGCCTCTTGGAGGTCTGATGCCATTGTTTCTCATGCAGCTGGGCGAAATCGTATTTGGTGGTGTGGGAAGCGGCTTGTACGGAATACTTGCTTATGTGCTGCTGGCAGTATTCATAGCGGGACTTATGGTAGGACGTACCCCGGAATATCTGGGGAAAAAGGTTGAACCTTTTGATATGAAGATGGTGTGTCTGCTGATACTGATTCCACCTTTAGTATCCCTTCTGGGCACGGGCGCAGCGGTGTTAATGCCGGGAGCAGTGAGCTGGCTAACCAATTCCGGGGCACATGGATTTTCAGAAATACTTTACGCTTTTTCCTCAATGGGGAATAATAACGGCAGTGCCTTCGGAGGATTTACGGCAAATACTCCCTTTACGAACCTGACCGGAGGTGTAATTATGCTTCTTGGAAGATTTATACCTTTAATAGCAGTAATCTATCTTGGCGGGAATATGGCCGGAAAAAGGACGGTTGCAGCAAGTGAAGGTACCCTGCCGACGAACAACGGCATGTTTGGGGGGTTATTAATTGGAGTTATTTTAATCGTAACAGCCCTTAGCTTCCTGCCGGCTCTCGCCCTGGGTCCGATCGCGGACTTTTTCACCACTCGTTCATAAAGGCTATAATCGAGGGAACGTGATAGTCATAACACCCTTAGGTGTTACCTTCGCAGACAATGAGAAAGGCATGGTCA from Anaerocolumna sp. AGMB13020 encodes the following:
- the kdpA gene encoding potassium-transporting ATPase subunit KdpA, translated to MTTILIQQVGFLMILILLSIPLGLYINKVMNGEKVFLTRFMEPVEKGFYRLMGIKGNEEMSGGKYALSVLMFSLAGFALLFLLLLLQGYLPFNPEGMKGMSPDLAFNTAASFVTNTNWQAYSGEAALSYLSQFLGLTVQNFLSAAVGIAVLFSLIRGFVRKEMKTIGNFWADMTRAVLYVLLPLSFLLAILLVSQGVVQSFSSYKEVTTLQEGTAQVLPLGPAASQIAIKQLGTNGGGFFGMNSAYPFENPTAFSNLLQLLSILLIPAALCVSFGKGVKDRKQGRVIYMVMAVLFTAALLITTVSEEYTGPAYAGVTASGNMEGKEAVHDVGMSSLWATATTAASNGSVNAMHDSLTPLGGLMPLFLMQLGEIVFGGVGSGLYGILAYVLLAVFIAGLMVGRTPEYLGKKVEPFDMKMVCLLILIPPLVSLLGTGAAVLMPGAVSWLTNSGAHGFSEILYAFSSMGNNNGSAFGGFTANTPFTNLTGGVIMLLGRFIPLIAVIYLGGNMAGKRTVAASEGTLPTNNGMFGGLLIGVILIVTALSFLPALALGPIADFFTTRS